The following nucleotide sequence is from Williamwhitmania sp..
GTGCTTTCAGGTACCACACCCTCCATGAAAGTGTGCTCCTTAGAGGTGTTTGGTCCAGTGGTTACCATTGAACGCTTTGGCCAGTTTGATGAAGCGGTGGCGGCAATAAATAGTTCCTCGTATGGTTTGCAGGCAGGGGTATTTACAAATAATATTAATGAGATGAATCATGCATTCAG
It contains:
- a CDS encoding aldehyde dehydrogenase family protein, translating into VLSGTTPSMKVCSLEVFGPVVTIERFGQFDEAVAAINSSSYGLQAGVFTNNINEMNHAFRDLNVGGVIINDVPTFRVDHMPYGGTKDSGMGREGVKYAMHDMLEPRLLVKNIC